The following nucleotide sequence is from Corylus avellana chromosome ca7, CavTom2PMs-1.0.
GTGGGTGAGAAGGAAGATGTGCAATTCTTCTACTACTTTATTGAATCTGAAGGGAACCCCAGAGAGGATCCCCTTATGCTCTGGTTCACTGGTGGCCCTGGCTGCTCTGCCATCTCTGGACTTGCTTTTGAGATAGgttgttttttcatttctttataatGAGATACcatcaaatatgtatattaattctTCATTCTTAGGCTCTTATCCCGCCTCTCTATTGGGTAACCCCTCTTTGTCCAGACACCCCAATTATAGGGCTGCAACAACAAAGAACACCATTTATAATGCAGCTCTACTAGTTCCTTGATACTGCTGCCATGTCTTCATCCTAATTGAGTCTCCGGTGGGCGTTTGAACATGTTATTTACAtgcctttttcttctttaggtCCTTTACAGTTCAACTTGGTGGAGTACAATGGCAGCCTACCAACTTTGGCATTGAATCCATACTCATGGACTAAGGTAGATGCACGCAATTTATTGACTTTGTGCTTGCTTGCAGATTCTCCTTCTTCCCTTTTCCTGACATTGTTGATTGGATAATTGTGAAACATACCTAGGTTGCCAGTATAATTTTTGTAGATTCACCTGTTGGCACTGGATTCTCATATTCAACGAGCATGGAAGGTTCCAAGTCCTCAGATACAATACATGCCAATCGAGGTTATGATTTTTTGAGAAAGGTGCAACATCAACCTCAATCACGTTCCATTTCATACAAAGAATAAATActagaaaccacatttttatttactttatcCACTTTACTAATTTGGCACTGTCAAGCccgttaaaaaattaaaaattaaggagtAATTGGCCatgccacatcaacaaagtgagataaaaatgtgatttataatATTGCTTCTTACAAATGCCAAGTAAAATAGGAATAATAATTGATAACTTGGTGATGTGAAATTTGACATGCCTAGTATTTGATTCTTCTTTACCATTATGTTTGTCCATATGGTGCAATTAGAATTCTCAAATACACCAACAACTCCTTTACAATTCTTTTATACTCTGTAGGCACGAGTCAATATGTGATTGGAGTCATGCTagccagtaaaaaaaaaaagtaacactATCAAATCACATGCTGACACatgtcaaaataaattttataaaagttgtACGTCTAACATTAATTTTGTAGTCTATAAATTCTCCCTTATGCCCATAATTTCGGCCTTGTTAAGCAGTGGTTGCTTAGTCATCCCAATTTCATTGCTAATCCCCTATATATCGGTGGTGAGTCATATTGTGGCATGCTCGTTCCGatcattgttcaaaaaatatcaaatgGTAATGATAAACATATCCTTCTTTGAATGCCTCCATTGCTTCTCTTGATTACAAAAATCTCcaattaattatgattttgcAGGTATTGAAGCAGGGTACAAACCATTGCTCAATCTTAAAGTACGTGATCTAATACCAATTCCAGATTCTTGCTATTCCaataagagaaatattaaaaaccaaatttttatttcacaactgTCATATAATGTTGATGTTGTAGTCTCAATTAacccttggattttttttctttttttaacaaggacAAATCCAAAGGTTGGTTAAGATTACCACATCAGCATTACGAATTAGTTgttagataaaaatgtaatttttagcattactcatctcAGTAACGTTCTAAAAACTATTTCAGGGTTATGTGCTTGGTAATCCAGCAACTGATCGAAAATTTGATGACCATTCAAAAGTTCCATTTGCTCATCGTATGGCAATCATTCCTGATGAGCTTTACAAGGTTATTTGGTAACATCCCTACTTGTAGAATTCCGAGTGCAACTTAAAAATCCATCGCCTAcaacctttttgttttcctttgtcaCTAATTGCCTTAACTCTGCACATTTCACTGTAAAAAGTGTCAGTCATTTTGCCTTATTCTCAGAAGGCTAAAAGGAGTTGCAAAGGTGAGTACATAGAGATAGACCCCAGCAACATACAGTGTTCAAATGATCTTCAAGCTATCTCAAAGGTAACTAGACCACCCACTGTTTTCCATTCTGACAAAGACCATTCACACTATTGTGTCTGCATTATTGATTAGATTTTTTGCTTATATAGTGCACTGAAGGGTTAAACCATGCGCACATCTTGGAGCCTAGGTGCCCTCCCCAGTTTCATCCATTGAATAAGATCGCTGAAAATCGAAGATATCTTATAGAAAGATATGGAGAGTCCTATAAACCTGAATTTCATCAATTTGGGTGTAGAGTAAACCCTCGCCTTTCTCTTATCATAGGTCTGTTTAGTATTTGTGATGATATGAATTACTGATTGCCTAATATTACAGAACTATAACGATTTTCTCTGCAACATATGGGCAAATAATAAAAGTGTCCAGAGAGCACTTTATGTGAGAAAGGTAAGACATGCTTTCCTCAAAAGAAAGATATTCATATAGGATGTTCCCTTACTATTGTTTTTGACTATGAAAATCAGGGAACAATAGGTGTATGGATACGATGTAACAAACACTTACCTTACCAGAAGGATGTTGAGAGTACTGTAAGCTATCATTTTTATCTCAACAGCAAAGGTTATCGAGCTCTTATATACAGGTTTGATCACATACCTATCTGCCCATTACTCCATGTTCTATTTGCAAGCAGCACCAAACTGCAACAGGACAAATGAGATGTCATAAGTAGGGCTTACAAACCCGACATGAACCCAACACGTAATTAATAAGTTAGAGTTAAAATGGGCCGAGTTagagttaacctatatagttttatatccATATGTTGACACGACCCGAAC
It contains:
- the LOC132186658 gene encoding serine carboxypeptidase-like 7 isoform X2: MAAATYFRFVCFQLILLMLLPNPAVPFSIIKSLPGFSGSLPFKLETGYIGVGEKEDVQFFYYFIESEGNPREDPLMLWFTGGPGCSAISGLAFEIGPLQFNLVEYNGSLPTLALNPYSWTKVASIIFVDSPVGTGFSYSTSMEGSKSSDTIHANRGYDFLRKWLLSHPNFIANPLYIGGESYCGMLVPIIVQKISNGIEAGYKPLLNLKGYVLGNPATDRKFDDHSKVPFAHRMAIIPDELYKAKRSCKGEYIEIDPSNIQCSNDLQAISKCTEGLNHAHILEPRCPPQFHPLNKIAENRRYLIERYGESYKPEFHQFGCRNYNDFLCNIWANNKSVQRALYVRKGTIGVWIRCNKHLPYQKDVESTVSYHFYLNSKGYRALIYSGDHDMYIPYLGTQLWIKSLNLSIVDEWRPWLVDLQVAGFTRGYSNHLTYATVKGGGHTAPEYRPKECYAMFKRWTSQAPL
- the LOC132186658 gene encoding serine carboxypeptidase-like 7 isoform X1 — its product is MAAATYFRFVCFQLILLMLLPNPAVPFSIIKSLPGFSGSLPFKLETGYIGVGEKEDVQFFYYFIESEGNPREDPLMLWFTGGPGCSAISGLAFEIGPLQFNLVEYNGSLPTLALNPYSWTKVASIIFVDSPVGTGFSYSTSMEGSKSSDTIHANRGYDFLRKWLLSHPNFIANPLYIGGESYCGMLVPIIVQKISNGIEAGYKPLLNLKGYVLGNPATDRKFDDHSKVPFAHRMAIIPDELYKKAKRSCKGEYIEIDPSNIQCSNDLQAISKCTEGLNHAHILEPRCPPQFHPLNKIAENRRYLIERYGESYKPEFHQFGCRNYNDFLCNIWANNKSVQRALYVRKGTIGVWIRCNKHLPYQKDVESTVSYHFYLNSKGYRALIYSGDHDMYIPYLGTQLWIKSLNLSIVDEWRPWLVDLQVAGFTRGYSNHLTYATVKGGGHTAPEYRPKECYAMFKRWTSQAPL
- the LOC132186658 gene encoding serine carboxypeptidase-like 7 isoform X3, giving the protein MAAATYFRFVCFQLILLMLLPNPAVPFSIIKSLPGFSGSLPFKLETGYIGVGEKEDVQFFYYFIESEGNPREDPLMLWFTGGPGCSAISGLAFEIGPLQFNLVEYNGSLPTLALNPYSWTKVASIIFVDSPVGTGFSYSTSMEGSKSSDTIHANRGYDFLRKWLLSHPNFIANPLYIGGESYCGMLVPIIVQKISNGIEAGYKPLLNLKGYVLGNPATDRKFDDHSKVPFAHRMAIIPDELYKKAKRSCKGEYIEIDPSNIQCSNDLQAISKCTEGLNHAHILEPRCPPQFHPLNKIAENRRYLIERYGESYKPEFHQFGCRNYNDFLCNIWANNKSVQRALYVRKGTIGVWIRCNKHLPYQKDVESTVSYHFYLNSKGYRALIYSGDHDMYIPYLGTQLWIKSLNLSIVDEWRPWLVDLQVAGFTRGYSNHLTYATVKGGGHTAPEYRPKECYAMFKRL